In the Candidatus Komeilibacteria bacterium CG_4_10_14_0_2_um_filter_37_10 genome, one interval contains:
- a CDS encoding ribonuclease H, translating into MLKHIKLYSDGGSRGNPGPAAGAYVIKDTSEKIVDQGSIYLGEATNNVAEYSALLLGLTKAVELDIEQVDVFADSELLIKQLKGEYKVRDLTLAKLFVKIWNCQLKFKKISFCHIPRERNCAADQLVNEMLDRQLAKKR; encoded by the coding sequence ATGTTAAAGCATATTAAATTATATTCTGATGGTGGATCACGAGGCAATCCCGGCCCAGCTGCTGGCGCTTATGTTATAAAAGATACGTCGGAGAAAATTGTTGATCAGGGTAGTATTTATTTAGGTGAGGCGACCAATAACGTTGCTGAATACTCAGCTCTTTTATTGGGCCTGACAAAAGCCGTTGAATTAGATATTGAACAAGTAGATGTTTTTGCTGACAGTGAACTACTAATTAAACAATTAAAAGGTGAGTACAAAGTTCGCGATTTAACCTTGGCAAAATTATTTGTAAAAATTTGGAATTGCCAGTTAAAATTTAAGAAAATATCTTTTTGTCATATTCCACGAGAACGTAATTGTGCTGCTGATCAATTAGTTAATGAAATGCTTGATCGTCAGTTGGCTAAAAAAAGATAA